Proteins from a single region of Abyssalbus ytuae:
- the bioB gene encoding biotin synthase BioB, protein MSEIKHNWTKEEILEIYNKPLMELLYEAATVHRKYHDPNTVQVSTLLSIKTGGCSEDCGYCPQAARYHTNIEGNDLMSVQQVKAQALRAKASGSSRVCMGAAWRNVKDGPEFNEVLEMVRTINKLDMEVCCTLGMLTENQAKRLAEAGLYAYNHNLDTSEEYYKEVISTRGYEDRLKTIENVRKTNVTVCSGGIIGMGEKLEDRAGMLVALSTLNPQPESVPINALVAVEGTPMENEKPVEIWEMIRMVATTRIVMPETQVRLSAGRTQMSREGQAMCFFAGANSIFAGDKLLTTPNPDVNEDMEMFKILGVNPQQPFIKKAQPKTVEAEDSEYKDLGEKPKWSRPGHTIDRNEEAKEKGKPAKVSN, encoded by the coding sequence ATGAGTGAGATAAAACATAACTGGACCAAAGAAGAAATTCTTGAAATATACAACAAACCCTTAATGGAGCTGCTTTATGAAGCAGCTACTGTTCACCGTAAATATCATGACCCTAATACGGTACAGGTATCCACTTTGTTGTCCATAAAAACAGGAGGGTGTTCTGAAGATTGCGGATATTGCCCGCAGGCAGCAAGATATCATACCAATATAGAAGGAAATGATCTTATGTCAGTACAGCAGGTAAAAGCGCAGGCTTTAAGAGCCAAAGCTTCCGGATCGTCAAGAGTATGTATGGGTGCGGCATGGAGAAATGTAAAGGACGGACCGGAGTTTAATGAAGTTCTGGAGATGGTTCGTACCATAAATAAACTGGATATGGAAGTATGTTGCACCTTAGGTATGCTTACTGAAAATCAGGCAAAACGTTTGGCTGAAGCCGGTTTATATGCTTATAATCATAATTTGGATACCTCGGAAGAATATTATAAAGAAGTTATATCTACCCGGGGTTATGAAGACAGATTAAAGACTATAGAAAATGTTCGAAAAACCAATGTTACTGTTTGTAGTGGTGGTATTATTGGGATGGGAGAAAAACTTGAAGACAGGGCAGGAATGTTAGTAGCACTGTCTACTTTAAACCCGCAGCCGGAATCTGTACCCATCAATGCATTGGTAGCGGTTGAAGGAACCCCTATGGAGAACGAAAAACCTGTTGAGATATGGGAAATGATACGTATGGTAGCAACCACGCGGATAGTAATGCCTGAAACCCAGGTAAGGCTGTCGGCAGGTAGAACGCAAATGAGCAGAGAAGGACAAGCCATGTGTTTCTTTGCAGGGGCAAATTCAATTTTTGCAGGAGATAAGTTATTAACAACTCCTAATCCTGATGTGAATGAGGATATGGAGATGTTTAAAATTTTAGGAGTGAATCCGCAACAACCTTTTATTAAAAAAGCGCAGCCTAAAACTGTTGAAGCTGAAGATTCAGAATATAAAGATCTAGGAGAAAAACCAAAATGGAGTAGGCCAGGTCATACCATAGATAGAAATGAAGAAGCTAAAGAAAAAGGGAAACCGGCAAAGGTTTCAAATTAA
- a CDS encoding cupin-like domain-containing protein, translating to MKLKKVERVKKISKKDFVNNYVKPQIPIVIEKLTEDWDAYNKWHLNYINKIAGDKEVPLYDDRPVNPEEGFNQPHAIMKMSDYIELLEREPTNYRIFLYNLMKEVPQLRNDFKWPDLGLKLVKQLPMLFFGGENSKVFMHFDIDYSNILHFHFHGKKQCVILPQDQSKYMYKIPHALISREDIDFDNPDYDKWPALKYAEGYVANLEHGEMLYMPEGYWHYMKYLTPGFSMSLRSFPRSYKNLVKAAYNVFIMRHYDNFMRKRKGQAWIDWKNAQAIINTHRQVGITV from the coding sequence ATGAAATTAAAGAAGGTAGAGAGAGTAAAAAAAATATCAAAGAAGGACTTTGTAAATAATTATGTTAAGCCCCAGATACCTATCGTAATAGAAAAACTTACAGAAGATTGGGATGCTTACAATAAATGGCACTTAAATTATATTAATAAAATTGCGGGAGATAAAGAGGTTCCTTTGTATGATGACAGGCCGGTAAACCCTGAGGAGGGTTTTAATCAGCCCCATGCTATAATGAAGATGAGCGATTATATTGAATTATTAGAGAGGGAACCTACCAATTATCGTATCTTCCTTTACAATCTAATGAAAGAAGTCCCTCAACTTCGGAATGATTTTAAGTGGCCGGATTTGGGTTTGAAGCTTGTGAAGCAACTGCCTATGCTTTTTTTTGGGGGTGAAAACAGTAAAGTTTTTATGCACTTTGATATAGATTATTCAAACATTCTGCATTTTCATTTTCATGGAAAAAAACAATGTGTAATTCTTCCCCAGGATCAGTCTAAGTATATGTATAAAATACCTCATGCCTTAATATCAAGAGAGGATATTGATTTTGATAATCCGGATTATGATAAATGGCCGGCTTTAAAATATGCTGAAGGATATGTGGCCAACCTGGAACATGGAGAAATGTTATATATGCCCGAAGGTTATTGGCATTATATGAAGTATCTCACTCCGGGTTTTTCCATGAGTTTAAGATCTTTTCCCCGAAGTTATAAAAATCTGGTAAAAGCTGCCTATAATGTTTTTATAATGAGACATTATGATAATTTTATGAGAAAAAGAAAAGGGCAGGCCTGGATTGACTGGAAAAATGCTCAGGCTATTATTAATACTCACAGGCAGGTAGGTATTACGGTTTAG
- a CDS encoding regulatory protein RecX, which produces MNKKSYTVEEATKLLERYCAYQERCHKEVIAKLKSYNMIPLAIDTIINHLIKNNYLNEERFAKNFARGKFNIKKWGKQRIIRELKLRDITKYNIEIALKEIPEEEYYQVFEELANKRLSQLNEPNLFKKKKKLIDYLLYRGWEPHLVYETVNQLMH; this is translated from the coding sequence GTGAACAAAAAATCATATACTGTAGAAGAGGCTACAAAATTATTAGAACGTTATTGTGCTTATCAGGAAAGGTGCCATAAAGAAGTAATTGCAAAACTTAAAAGTTATAATATGATTCCCCTGGCTATAGATACTATCATTAATCATCTTATTAAAAATAATTATCTGAACGAAGAGCGGTTTGCTAAAAATTTTGCAAGAGGAAAGTTTAATATAAAAAAATGGGGCAAACAAAGAATTATACGAGAACTTAAGCTTCGTGATATTACTAAATACAATATAGAAATTGCCTTAAAAGAAATACCGGAGGAAGAATATTACCAGGTATTTGAAGAACTTGCAAATAAAAGACTTTCCCAACTAAACGAACCCAATTTATTCAAAAAGAAAAAAAAACTGATTGATTACCTGCTATACAGGGGATGGGAACCACATTTGGTATATGAAACAGTAAACCAGTTAATGCACTAA
- a CDS encoding Rne/Rng family ribonuclease produces the protein MNKELIVRSSSSEIDFALLKDGKLIELHKDEDDNKFSVGDIMLAKIRKPVSGLNAAFVNVGYEKDAFLHYHDLGPQLSTLLKFVKRVSTGKLKDFSLKDFPFEKDIDKNGAITDVIKANQSILVQIVKEPISTKGPRISSELSIAGRYLVLVPFSERISVSQKIENKDEKDRLKRLVQSIKPKGFGVIVRTVAQGKKVAELDRDLQNLLNKWTAMCKKIYKAPHPSKVLNELNRASSILRDVFNDTFTGIHVDDETLYYQIKDYLQEIAPKKESIVKLYGSSLPIFEKFGVERQIKTSFGRTVSMSKGAYLVVEHTEALHVIDVNSGNRSNKAKTQEETALEVNLIAATEVARQLRLRDMGGIIVVDFIDMSNAENRKKLYDHLKEEMKDDRAKHKILPPSKFGLIQITRQRVRPEMFIKTREENPSGQGGEVEAPIVIIDKIKSDLEKIIPSHTNGVILNVHPFIAAYLTKGFPSIRSKWFLEHKKWVKVIPRDAYTYLEYRFKDKSGNPLKY, from the coding sequence GTGAATAAAGAATTGATTGTAAGATCTAGTTCCTCTGAAATTGATTTTGCCTTATTAAAGGATGGAAAACTAATTGAATTACACAAAGATGAAGATGACAACAAGTTTTCGGTTGGTGATATTATGCTTGCCAAAATAAGAAAACCTGTTTCGGGTCTTAATGCAGCGTTCGTTAACGTTGGCTACGAAAAAGATGCATTTTTGCATTATCATGATTTAGGCCCGCAGCTTTCTACTTTGTTGAAATTCGTAAAACGTGTAAGCACAGGTAAATTAAAAGATTTTTCTCTTAAAGACTTCCCATTTGAAAAAGATATAGATAAAAATGGAGCAATTACAGATGTAATTAAAGCCAATCAGTCTATATTGGTACAAATTGTAAAAGAACCTATATCAACAAAAGGACCCCGAATCAGTTCCGAGCTTTCCATAGCCGGAAGATATTTGGTTCTTGTTCCTTTTTCAGAACGTATTTCTGTTTCTCAAAAAATAGAAAACAAAGATGAAAAGGATCGATTAAAAAGGTTAGTACAAAGCATTAAACCAAAAGGTTTTGGTGTTATTGTACGTACCGTAGCACAAGGCAAAAAAGTTGCAGAACTAGACAGAGACTTGCAAAATTTGCTGAACAAATGGACAGCAATGTGCAAAAAAATTTACAAAGCGCCACATCCATCAAAAGTACTTAACGAATTAAACCGTGCCTCTTCAATTTTAAGAGATGTTTTTAACGACACATTCACGGGAATTCATGTAGATGATGAAACGCTTTATTATCAAATTAAAGATTACTTGCAAGAAATTGCACCTAAAAAAGAATCTATTGTAAAATTGTATGGATCGTCATTACCCATTTTCGAAAAATTTGGAGTTGAAAGACAAATAAAAACTTCTTTTGGCCGAACCGTATCAATGAGTAAAGGAGCCTACCTTGTTGTAGAACATACTGAAGCTCTTCATGTAATTGATGTAAACAGCGGTAACCGTTCCAATAAAGCTAAAACTCAGGAAGAAACAGCTTTAGAAGTCAATCTAATTGCTGCAACAGAAGTTGCAAGACAATTAAGGCTAAGAGACATGGGAGGAATCATAGTAGTTGATTTTATTGACATGTCAAATGCCGAAAACAGAAAAAAACTCTACGATCACCTAAAAGAAGAAATGAAAGACGACAGGGCCAAACACAAAATACTCCCACCAAGTAAGTTTGGACTCATACAAATTACAAGACAAAGAGTTAGGCCGGAAATGTTTATCAAAACAAGAGAAGAAAACCCAAGCGGTCAGGGAGGCGAAGTTGAAGCCCCTATAGTAATAATTGATAAAATAAAATCCGACCTGGAAAAAATTATTCCAAGCCATACAAATGGTGTAATACTAAATGTACACCCTTTTATAGCAGCATATTTAACAAAAGGATTTCCATCCATCCGTTCTAAATGGTTTTTAGAACACAAAAAATGGGTTAAAGTTATACCTAGAGATGCTTACACATATCTGGAATACCGTTTTAAAGATAAAAGCGGTAATCCTTTAAAATATTAA
- a CDS encoding HU family DNA-binding protein, producing the protein MFATPKNNTKNKKKMTKADIVAKISEKLGMEKGDVQATVESFMEEVKNSLENGDNVYLRGFGSFIIKTRAEKTGRNISKNTTIKIPAHNIPAFKPAKVFVEGVKSSVEVK; encoded by the coding sequence ATATTTGCAACCCCTAAAAATAATACTAAAAATAAGAAGAAAATGACTAAAGCAGACATTGTAGCCAAGATTTCAGAAAAGCTTGGAATGGAAAAAGGAGATGTTCAAGCCACTGTAGAATCTTTTATGGAAGAAGTGAAAAATTCACTTGAAAATGGAGATAATGTTTACCTACGAGGTTTTGGTAGTTTTATAATTAAAACCAGAGCAGAAAAAACAGGAAGAAATATCTCAAAAAATACCACTATTAAAATTCCTGCACACAACATCCCGGCATTTAAACCTGCAAAGGTTTTTGTAGAAGGTGTAAAAAGTAGTGTGGAGGTTAAATAA
- the mutY gene encoding A/G-specific adenine glycosylase has product MNNFKTEIISWYSANKRSLPWRETSEPYCIWLSEIMSQQTRIEQSLPYYLKFIDAYPTIFHLAEAKEDEVLKLWQGLGYYSRARNLHATAKYIAYELNGKFPDNYNDLLKLKGVGDYTASAIASICFNEPAPVVDGNVYRVLSRYFGVDIPINSTKGIKYFKTLAKELIDHEQPGEYNQGIMEFGARQCKPQSPDCNICPLNESCVALQKKMVALLPVKIKKGKIKHRHFNYLIINNDEKTILEQRTANDIWKNLYEFPLIEDKHELTEEQIIKHDIFKKYIPHNKFSIHLYNNDKIVHKLSHQYIHTKFWIVNLQTKIENGIEKKQLNEYPVPILIANFVEEFSF; this is encoded by the coding sequence ATGAACAACTTTAAAACAGAAATAATTAGCTGGTATTCAGCAAATAAGCGCTCTTTACCATGGAGAGAAACTTCTGAACCATACTGCATTTGGCTGTCAGAAATAATGTCTCAGCAAACACGTATTGAACAAAGTTTACCCTACTATTTAAAATTTATCGATGCCTATCCCACAATTTTTCATCTGGCTGAAGCTAAGGAAGATGAAGTGCTTAAATTATGGCAGGGGCTTGGGTATTATTCCAGGGCCCGAAATTTGCATGCAACGGCCAAATATATTGCTTATGAACTAAATGGTAAATTTCCGGATAATTATAACGACCTGTTAAAGCTAAAAGGAGTAGGAGATTATACGGCAAGTGCCATAGCATCTATTTGTTTTAATGAACCTGCCCCTGTGGTCGATGGAAATGTTTACAGGGTGTTATCCCGTTATTTTGGTGTTGATATTCCTATTAATTCTACAAAAGGGATAAAATATTTTAAAACTCTTGCTAAAGAACTTATAGACCATGAACAACCGGGAGAATATAACCAGGGTATTATGGAGTTTGGAGCCAGGCAATGCAAACCCCAGTCACCCGATTGTAACATATGTCCTTTAAATGAAAGTTGTGTTGCCCTTCAAAAAAAGATGGTAGCCCTGCTTCCGGTAAAAATTAAGAAAGGAAAAATAAAGCACCGGCACTTTAATTATTTGATTATTAATAATGACGAGAAAACTATCCTGGAACAAAGAACAGCTAATGATATATGGAAAAATTTATACGAATTTCCTTTAATTGAAGACAAGCATGAACTTACTGAAGAGCAGATTATAAAACATGATATCTTCAAAAAATATATTCCGCACAATAAATTTTCAATACATCTTTATAATAATGACAAAATAGTTCACAAATTATCTCATCAATATATTCATACTAAATTTTGGATTGTAAATTTGCAAACCAAAATTGAAAATGGTATTGAAAAAAAACAACTTAATGAATACCCGGTGCCAATACTCATTGCCAATTTTGTAGAAGAATTTAGTTTTTAA
- a CDS encoding single-stranded DNA-binding protein, translating into MSGTLNKVMLIGHLGDDVKMNYFEGGNCIGRFPLATNDTYTNRQTGEKVTNTEWHNIVVRNKAAEVCEKYLKKGDKIYVEGRIKNRQWQGEDGNMRYTTEIHVTDFTFLTNKSESQPNERQAYSNQNPQPASPKAQEPVIQQPEDDDDLPF; encoded by the coding sequence ATGAGCGGGACACTAAATAAAGTAATGCTGATCGGGCATTTAGGAGATGACGTAAAAATGAATTATTTTGAAGGAGGAAATTGTATAGGCCGTTTTCCCCTTGCAACCAATGATACTTATACAAACCGTCAAACCGGTGAAAAAGTCACCAATACGGAGTGGCATAATATTGTGGTTAGAAACAAAGCAGCTGAAGTATGCGAAAAGTATTTAAAAAAAGGAGATAAAATATATGTTGAAGGCCGCATTAAAAACAGGCAATGGCAGGGAGAAGATGGTAATATGCGCTATACTACCGAAATCCATGTTACTGATTTCACTTTTTTAACCAATAAAAGTGAGTCCCAGCCTAATGAAAGGCAGGCATATTCTAATCAAAATCCACAGCCTGCATCGCCCAAAGCGCAGGAGCCTGTCATACAACAGCCGGAGGACGATGACGACCTTCCATTTTAA
- a CDS encoding gliding motility-associated protein GldE, with the protein MDPEPSSLISLFYFIDATSIVKFIMLFVLLLCSALISGAEVAFFSLSQTDLNEIENSKTNLGKHIIKLLEKPKKLLATILVANNFINIAIVLLFSSLGEILFGGLEGKILGVVDIRFIVEVVVATFLILFFGEILPKVYASRNKQKFSNFMAYPLVVLNKLFSPLSMPMRSITLYLHDKLGKQKSNLSVDQLSQALELTSEEDTTKEEQKILQGIVSFGNTDTRQVMCPRIDIFALNEEAKFPDILKEIIKHGYSRIPVYKENVDTITGVLYVKDLLPYIERKAFNWVNLKREPYFVPENKKLDDLLKEFQEMKNHLAIVVDEYGGTSGLITLEDIIEEIVGDISDEFDDEDLVFSKLDDNNFVFEGKTALKDFYRVIRLEDESVFEDNKGESETIAGFVLEIAGAFPKKGEKITFENFTFTVEALDNKRIKQIKVTVNQ; encoded by the coding sequence TTGGATCCAGAGCCCTCGAGTTTAATAAGTCTTTTTTATTTTATTGATGCAACATCAATAGTAAAATTTATCATGCTTTTTGTTTTACTATTGTGCTCGGCACTCATTTCAGGGGCCGAAGTAGCATTTTTTTCACTTTCGCAAACCGATTTAAACGAAATTGAAAACTCAAAAACAAACCTGGGCAAGCATATTATCAAATTGCTTGAAAAACCAAAAAAACTTCTTGCCACCATACTGGTGGCAAATAATTTTATAAACATAGCCATTGTATTGTTGTTTAGCTCCCTGGGTGAGATACTTTTTGGAGGTTTGGAAGGTAAAATTTTAGGTGTTGTAGATATAAGGTTTATTGTAGAAGTAGTTGTTGCAACTTTCTTAATTCTGTTTTTCGGGGAAATTTTACCTAAAGTATATGCAAGCAGGAACAAGCAAAAGTTTTCAAATTTTATGGCATATCCACTTGTGGTGCTTAATAAGCTTTTTTCCCCTTTAAGTATGCCCATGCGTTCTATTACCCTTTATCTTCACGATAAATTGGGAAAGCAAAAGTCTAATCTTTCGGTCGATCAGCTTTCACAGGCACTGGAACTTACCTCGGAAGAAGACACTACTAAAGAAGAGCAAAAGATTTTACAAGGAATCGTTTCCTTTGGAAATACTGATACCCGGCAGGTAATGTGTCCGCGTATAGATATTTTTGCCCTGAACGAAGAAGCAAAATTCCCGGATATTTTAAAAGAAATTATAAAACATGGTTACTCCAGAATTCCTGTATATAAAGAAAATGTAGACACTATAACAGGGGTGCTGTACGTAAAAGATTTATTGCCTTATATAGAAAGGAAGGCTTTTAATTGGGTAAACCTGAAAAGGGAACCATATTTTGTGCCCGAAAATAAAAAGCTTGACGATTTGTTAAAAGAATTTCAGGAAATGAAAAACCATCTCGCTATTGTTGTTGATGAATATGGGGGAACCTCCGGTTTGATAACTCTCGAAGATATTATTGAAGAAATTGTAGGCGATATAAGCGATGAATTTGATGATGAAGACCTGGTTTTTTCTAAGCTTGATGACAATAATTTTGTTTTTGAAGGTAAAACCGCGCTTAAAGATTTTTACAGGGTTATACGATTGGAAGATGAATCTGTTTTTGAGGATAATAAAGGAGAATCAGAGACAATAGCAGGATTTGTACTGGAGATAGCCGGTGCTTTCCCAAAGAAAGGAGAAAAAATAACTTTTGAAAACTTCACATTTACAGTTGAAGCCTTAGACAATAAAAGAATAAAGCAAATAAAAGTTACCGTAAATCAATGA
- the gldD gene encoding gliding motility lipoprotein GldD, with protein sequence MKLKVLSIFSLFIFLSCTNPVPRPKALLRLEYPVGNYEKFAPPCPYEFKKNKTARVINKSDCSFNIEYKGMKASIFITHKKIDENNLDELLRDAQKLTYEHVIKADNIVEQPFVNKDDNVYGMFYKVSGNAASQTQFYLTDSINNFVTGSLYFYVKPNYDSILPAAHYLEKDIRKIMETFKWKKM encoded by the coding sequence ATGAAGTTAAAAGTATTATCAATATTCTCCTTGTTTATTTTTTTGTCATGTACAAACCCTGTGCCTAGACCAAAGGCTCTTTTAAGGTTAGAATATCCTGTTGGCAATTACGAAAAATTTGCTCCCCCATGCCCATATGAATTTAAAAAAAATAAAACCGCCAGGGTAATCAATAAGTCCGACTGTTCTTTTAATATCGAATATAAAGGTATGAAAGCGAGTATTTTCATTACACATAAAAAAATTGATGAAAATAACCTGGATGAATTATTAAGGGATGCACAAAAATTAACCTATGAACATGTTATAAAAGCCGATAATATAGTAGAACAACCTTTTGTGAATAAAGATGACAATGTGTACGGAATGTTTTACAAAGTAAGTGGTAATGCCGCTTCTCAAACACAATTTTATTTAACCGATAGTATTAATAATTTTGTTACAGGCTCTCTCTACTTTTATGTAAAGCCAAACTATGATTCTATCTTGCCCGCAGCCCATTACCTTGAAAAGGACATAAGAAAGATAATGGAAACCTTTAAATGGAAAAAAATGTAA